In Candidatus Manganitrophus morganii, the genomic window CCGCGATCACTCGCGCCCGGTCTTCGGGATGAATCGTGTCGAGCCACGCGCGCGGCTCTTCATAAAGTTTCTTGGGAGAAATTCCCCAGATCTCCTGATAGGCGGGACTGACGTAGATCATTTCGTTCTTGTCGGTCGAGGTCATCCAGAAAACCTCGCGGATGCTCTCGGCCACCTGCCGGAAACGCTCCTCGCTCTGCCGCAGCTTCTCTTCGGCGCGCCGCCGCTCGGTAATGTCCATCATCGCCCCGATCATTCGGACCGGCGCGCCGGCTTCATCGCGAACGATATAACCCCGGTCGAGGACCGTTGCATAGGTTCCGTCGCCGCGCCGGAAGCGGTACTCGCCCGACCAGAACTGGCCGCCGCGGTCGATCGCTTCATGAACGTCCGAGAGGATTCGCCGCTTGTCGTCGGGATGAATTCGGTCCGTCCAAGATTCGGCCCCCGGCTGAATCTCTTCGAGGCGCAAACCGAGGAGGGGGCCGAAATTCTCGCTCCACCAAAGGGCATTCGTGGTCAGATCCCAATCCCAGATGACGTCGTTGGTGGCGCGGGTGGCAAGCTGGAACCGCTCTTTGCTTTCTCGAAGCGCATCCTCCGCCCGTTTTCGCTCGGTGATGTCCTCCGAGATGCCGAGCAGATAAAGCGGTCTCCCCTCCTTGTCGTAGAGCGGTATCTTCCGGGTATGCAGAATCCGCGTCCCCCGGTGCCGGGTCTGGATCGGCTCCTCCGGAATATCCAGGAGTTTCCCCTCGCCGAACACCTGCCGGTCTTTGGAAGTGAAGAAATCGGCCTGCGCTTCCGGGAAGAGGTCATAATCGTTTTTTCCGATCAGTTCTTCTCGGGGATAGCCGAGCAGCGCTTCCCCCGCCTTGTTGAACCGCACGAACCGAAGCTCCCGGACCTCCTTGACGAAAAGCATGTTCGGAATGTTCTCGATGATCGAGTTGAGGAACGCCTCCGCGTTTCGCAACTCTTCTTCCGCTTGTTTCCGCTCCGTCACGTCTCGGAAGATCGCCCGGGTGATGACCGTCTTTCCATTTTCAATCCGAGGGTTGATGTTTCCCTCCACGGCAATCGGCCGGCCGCTTTTCGTCACGAAAACCATCTGCGCACTTCGGAGCGATTCCCCTTTCTTGATCCGCTCGAAAAGCGCTTCGCAATGGGTCTGGTTGTCGGGATGAAAGAGATCCGATAAGGTGAGATGGGGGAGATCTTCCTGTTCATAGCCGAGCGCTTCAAGCCAAGTCCGGTTTACAAATTGAAAACGGCCGTCCGGGGTCACGCTCTGAATCAGGTCATTCGCGTTTTCCAGGAAATCGAGCATCAGATCTCTGCTCTCATGAACGGCCTGTTCCGCCTTTTGCCGCTCGGTAATGTCTTCAACGACAAGAAGAAGTCTCGCCCTGTCTCCCTCGGTGTATCGGACACCCCGCATCGTGATCATCTGAAGCCGCCGGTCGCCCTTGAGATCATTAATATCGACGATCGTCTGGCATTGATGAACACCCCCTCCCAACACCTGCGTCGCCCATTCCGCCAGATCGGAAGTCGGCAACACCTCGAAAAGAGACCTTCCACGAAACTCTTTCTCGGGATCTCCCATCATCTCTCGGAACGCCAGGTTCGCTGAAATGATTTGTAGGTCCCCGGAAAGCAGGAGCATTCCGAGCGGCACACTGGAGATGACGTTTTGGAGGTGATCCTTGGCGGCGCGGATCGCTTGCTGGTCGGCGTGCCGGTAGGCGTCGATCGCCAATCCCATATCGAAGAAAACGACCTTCAACAGGGCGCGATACATCTCGATGAATTTCGGGGCATTTTCTCCGGAAGCTTGCCAGGCCTTCGGCAGAAGCTCCGAAAGATACTGCGCGTAGGTGCCGAAGTACCACTTCGGGGCCAAGCCGATGCGTTGGTGGGTCAGCCCGATTCGAAGACGATCTTGAACGTAAGCGTCGCCGTAATCGCCTGCGGTGAGTCGGTCGAAGTACGAGGCCAATGCCTGCTTGAGGCGCATAAATGTATCGGCATCAGGAAGGAGCGCGCGTGTCTCATCGAAAGAGAGGAGGTGGTCGTAGAAGGCATCCGCCAGGACCTGCTTTCCCCCTTGCTGTTCGTGAAACTCCTTCAGCAACGCCAAATCGCGATCTCCCAGCTTTAAGTAATCCCTTCGTCGATCCGCTTCCGCGCCATCGACTCCGATTTCTCTTACGATCGCCGCAATCGCTTTTTCGATACGCCGTTGATCCATTCCGTTCCGCTCCGAGGATTCTCTTTATTTCCTCTTCCGTCTCAAGCCGCTGTCATCGGCAGGAGAAGACGGAATTTGGTTCCCTTGCCGACGGTGCTCTCGACCTCGATCTTTCCGTTGTGCTTCTGAACGATCCGATAGGACACCGACAGACCCAGCCCGGTCCCCTTTCCCACCGGCTTGGTGGTGAAGAAAGGATCGAAGATCTTCTTGACATGTTCTTCCGAAATCCCGCAGCCGGTATCCTCGATCTCTACGACGATCCAATCCCCTTCGACACGGCTGCGGATCCAGATCTTTCCCCGCTCGCTGATCGCATGCGTAGCGTTCACCAACAGGTTCATGAAAACCTGATTGATCTGCTGCGGATAGCAGAGAATCTCCGGAATCTCCCCCAGCTCTTTGATCACCTCGGCTTTGTACTTCAGCTCGTTCCAGACGATGTTCAGGGTGCTCTCGATCCCCTGGTTGAGGTTCATCCGCATC contains:
- a CDS encoding PAS domain S-box protein is translated as MDQRRIEKAIAAIVREIGVDGAEADRRRDYLKLGDRDLALLKEFHEQQGGKQVLADAFYDHLLSFDETRALLPDADTFMRLKQALASYFDRLTAGDYGDAYVQDRLRIGLTHQRIGLAPKWYFGTYAQYLSELLPKAWQASGENAPKFIEMYRALLKVVFFDMGLAIDAYRHADQQAIRAAKDHLQNVISSVPLGMLLLSGDLQIISANLAFREMMGDPEKEFRGRSLFEVLPTSDLAEWATQVLGGGVHQCQTIVDINDLKGDRRLQMITMRGVRYTEGDRARLLLVVEDITERQKAEQAVHESRDLMLDFLENANDLIQSVTPDGRFQFVNRTWLEALGYEQEDLPHLTLSDLFHPDNQTHCEALFERIKKGESLRSAQMVFVTKSGRPIAVEGNINPRIENGKTVITRAIFRDVTERKQAEEELRNAEAFLNSIIENIPNMLFVKEVRELRFVRFNKAGEALLGYPREELIGKNDYDLFPEAQADFFTSKDRQVFGEGKLLDIPEEPIQTRHRGTRILHTRKIPLYDKEGRPLYLLGISEDITERKRAEDALRESKERFQLATRATNDVIWDWDLTTNALWWSENFGPLLGLRLEEIQPGAESWTDRIHPDDKRRILSDVHEAIDRGGQFWSGEYRFRRGDGTYATVLDRGYIVRDEAGAPVRMIGAMMDITERRRAEEKLRQSEERFRQVAESIREVFWMTSTDKNEMIYVSPAYQEIWGISPKKLYEEPRAWLDTIHPEDRARVIAAFPKQTTGEYDLQYRIIRPDGSIRWIRDRAFPIRNAAGAVYRVAGIAEDITERKQAEEALQRAYEDLKETQAYLLQSEKMASLGQMAAGVAHEINNPIGFVSSNLRTLEEYMTDLLQLVGGYESLLTAVEGGESDAIEGEKRRVRSLSKQVNVGFLLEDLSQLVAQSLDGMERVRRIVQDLKEFSHVDRAERMRMNLNQGIESTLNIVWNELKYKAEVIKELGEIPEILCYPQQINQVFMNLLVNATHAISERGKIWIRSRVEGDWIVVEIEDTGCGISEEHVKKIFDPFFTTKPVGKGTGLGLSVSYRIVQKHNGKIEVESTVGKGTKFRLLLPIDESAGASG